ATAAAGAGAGAGATGTTCTCACACCAGAGCTGTAACATATCCAAACAAAGGAGGCCAATACTGACGTGAAGAGAAGcgtctcgttattttgactataGTACTGCCTCAGAGCGTAAGCCATGCTGGCCTTGAACAGGTAGAGCTCGTTGGCGTTCCAGGAATACTACAATAGAATTTTTCACTTGATTAATATTTCTCATGTTATTATAATTTCATGTAATCATAGTGATACTCACAGCTTCAGCACCCATGGCCATCTTCAAACTGAGCCTCACTTTGATGGCATAATCAGAATCTGCAAGCAGGTTGAATAAATCcaatatgttttgtgtttttatgacaTCTTTCAAATATTATCTTGGTGAACACAAGAAAGATGTCCGACTTTCAGGGAAAAATTTCAGGTTTTTCAACTCACACGGATCTATGGCTTTATCCCAGCCAACAGCATGGTTGTGTTTCATGTTTTCTGTCTTCAGCCATTCGTAAAGTTTTTGGAAATAGTCCAGAAGAGGCTTTGCATCCATCCTGGTATCTCCAGATATTGTATGCAATGCTTTGGTCCATGACTGGGCACGACCCAACTCCAACATGTTCCTGAGAGTAAACAATGAGAGAAGATGATGGTTCATAGGAAAGGACAATAATGAATTCATGTCATCCATTTTGTACTCTAATGTGTTCCGCTAATCGCTAGAACCTATCTGAGCTGACTTGGCCCACCAGACAatcacacatatacacaaagaGCGCACTCACATTATCACCTTATGGACAGTCTAGTATTTAGTACCCACTGTACCATGCATccttttgtacagtaaaccCACACAAGTACATGCACTCCACAGGGGGTCCAACCAGGATTCaaacaaaaagtaaacaaaatattgCAAGGAAGTCTTGAAATTGTTGAAAGGAGAAACTGAAGAAATACCTGAGCTTGGAGCCGGCTACTGTAGAACCCGTAATGTCACAAGAAGACAAGACCTCTGATTGACCGGCAGCGTGGCAAAGAGCTTTTTGGAACTGAAACTGGTAGATGGTTCTTGTAAAGTACCTGTcagtaaacacaaacaaagatcACAGTAATTGTTTTGCACAGTCAATAGTATACTTTCCCTGTGTGTATATCTATCTGGGCAACACCAGACATAAATTAAACACTATGCACTTACTGTTCTGTAACTAGATGTTTACATCAGAAATTAGTAACCGTCGTCATCGGCTTCACAGCCTATCATTAGTCAAAACATTTCAATCCCTTTACAGCAACAAACACAAGCATTATTCATGTCTTttccgttattattattattattattacagtacatTGGATATTACGAGTGGAAcgatgtctacagggctttaaaaatgttaaaaatatacttAGAACGTAGCAACCAATTTttaaatactcattcattcattttctatcgtttatcctcacgagggtcgcaggggtgctggagcctatcccagctgtcttcgggcgagaggcggggtacaccctggactggtcgccagccaatcacagggcacatatagacaaacaaccattcattcattcattcattcattttctaccgctttttcttcacgagggtcgcgggggtgctggagcctatcccagctgtcttcgggcgagaggcggggtacatcctggactggtcgccagccaatcacagggcacatatagacaaacaaccattcacactcacattcatacttatggacaatttggccaattaacctagcatgtttttggaatgtgggaggaaaccggagtacccggagaaaacccacgcatgcacggggataacatgcaaactccacacagagagggtggaattgaaccctggtctcctagctatgaggtctgcgcgctaaccactcgaccgccgtgccgcccctgtacCGATTTATCAATGCTCAATGCTTATTGTGTCCTATAAAGTCCCTCTGCTGTGGGTTTGTGAAATGTTTACCTGATGAAGGAATAGTCTCCAGATACATGGAACAGAGCAGGGGGGTCACAGTATGTCTCATCTCTTGGCACCGGCTCCACTACCCCAACCAGATCTCTCCTGTTATGTTAGACAACAATAATtcaggcatgttttttttatgaaatgatGCTCTATAAGTATGCCAATTGTCCGTGAGTGTGCCTACTTCATCTCCCACCAGCGctccatccatttatcctcTGGGATGTTTCCTGCAAAGACCTGCCACCTCCATTCCTCCAGCATGTAGGTGAAAGGCAGAGTGGCCACAATGGTGAGCGCCTGCTTCAGCAGAAAGTTAATCTCCGTCTCTatagaaagggaaaaaaataactttgttaGAATAATATCACTGCAGCTTTGTCAAAATGATTTGTAGTTCCCATGTTTGCCTCTTGATGGCAGTAGAAACAAGCTGACGTGACAAAGTAACGATCATAATGTTGAGGAAGATCGGCTTCCGGTTCCGTATTGTGCCCTGGGCGGGTTTGTCCGCCATGATAGAGAGCAGAATCCAGAAAGTTATGAGAGTTATGTGTGATAATAATGTTGTGGATTTATAACATTGGTTGttgtaaatacacaaaatattagACTCCCACACAAGCTAAAATACAGTGAATTACAGTAATGGCAAGATTTACATTGTTACCTTTTAACTTTTCACTCCATTATGTTTACTGGATTGGGAAGTTTTTTCAGCAGCCCTGGTGTGAAAGCATCGACTGTAGCAGGATTGCAAGGTGAGTAAAATAAGCTTTATACtattaaataaaagaaaaataattatttataaaaaaatacaataaaggtGTGTGTATGTTAACTTTTCTATTGCggctgacccctgatctactcAGGTGTGATCACTACAGCCCCAATTTCTATGATGAATTAAGGACAGTTTGTCAtaattttctcttttttaaaatttcgaGATATGCAAAGGGTATGGAGGTCAACAGTACCGTTATCATAAGTGAAGTTAGAAGACAGGAGGCCTAGGCTCTTGAGATGTTTGGGTGTCGCAGCAGATAGGGACATGATTTCCCCAACGGCCTCGTGGAAACCTTCGTTGGCACCGTCCCTCAAGAGGTAGGGCAGATTTCGATAAGCCATCTGGTACTGGTTATGGCCCATCTCGTGATGTACTGTAAGGAAGTCGTCCATGTTCACTTTGGTGCACATTTTGATCCTGATGATGATAAGATAGATGAGGTGTTGATAGCCATTTTACAATGGAATACAAATCTGTTATCATAACCAATAAAACTCATACGATAATATGTTTCTGGTGAATCATAGTCAGAggcaaaacacaataaaatccatgctaaaaaaaatgaagccacaaaaacaacatcaagcGCCTGGGGACACAGCATTATTCCAAGCATGCATGTGAATGAGTATGGTTTTCCTtatgtagcttttttttaaataaagaaaacctCCATGACATTATCTTATATTTATAATGTTCATCGGTTATAGGGCGATAACTGTGCAGTATATTGATTAATGTTTGACTAAATAGTTTTTGTTACCTTTATCAGCAGCAAAGAATGACTCAGAGTCATGGCTGATAGTAAGTAGTAAGAAACCGCAGTAAGATTACTGCAGTTAcaacattacagaaaaatataaattatatagtaaatacacatttaatttgtatttagttTGTTGCTggtttgttcatgtttattcaTGAATGTGCATTTAAGATACCTAAAATCCATTCTGTTCCCCATGTCCCAGGCCGTAGGGTGACAGACCACCTTGCGTCCATCATTCGGCTTCACCAGCATGGAGTTGGTCCAGAAGTTGTCAAACATTTTATACAGTCCCACCGACATAAAAAACTTCTCTGCTTCGTCAAAAAGTCGGCGCTCATTCCAGCCCTGAAATTGAAATTGGCATGCATTTATTAAATatcaaagaaaacatgttttgtgctgTGCGATGCAACGTTGTGAACATATAGTGCGTCAGTGCTTCTTTGCATTGACACGCTCTACAGTCACATTATCTATCAAATGTCTTTGGCTTCCTACTGGTTCATGGAAAATGACAGAGACGCAATATCGTAATGTTTTTTTGATGGAGTTGACAGTTCCATGATGGCATAGTGATTCCAATAAGACTTATTGAAAATACGCTCCCCTTCATCTAGATTCTCACCGAAATGTAATGTGTTCTTGCTTGACTCATGCACGACACCTTTACAAATTTTCATGGAAATCAGATTTGTATTCTTTTGGTTTTCATGTTTGACTAAGgtcattaaaacaacaaagctaTAATTGGCCTGTCTCCATATTGTCTGCAAATGACTGCATATTACTGTAAACAAAATGGATTCAGTTGCACTGCACCTTTTCCACCATTGTTTTGCTGACGTCAATATCAGGCTTCTCCGGATAAGGGATTGACAGAGGATACAAGTTGGTCCAGAATCTTCCCCACATGTCTCCTAAACAAATCAGATCATAACAACAGACCATAAATATATCACACAAGTtgccaatggaaaaaaatattgaaaaaaaatacaatcataaaCTATTTCAGGGCTCCAACACTGTAATGCTCTACCTCCTGATGTTAGAgttgctacctcagtagaaatccTGACTCaatacttatttttacactataGCATTAAGTTAATAGTATTCCTGGCCTGTTTGACGCTCCTTCTCTTTCCCAAATGGGGTTTTATGTTTTTCCTTGCCCGGATGGGAGTTCAGATCAGTGAATGTTGTGgattgttgccagcttgtaaagccctttgaggctcttttgtgattaagggctatataaataaagctgacttgactttattgtctacatagctggcaacacaagtgagtagcaaaATAAGCATGGCTTGCGTACAGTCAAAaaatggtggaggtagtgtcaTGATCCGGGGCTGTATGAATGCTAATGCCTCTTGGAaacttagtacagtaaacctcggatatatcggattcaattgttcccaccggttttgtccgatataagcgaaatccgttatatgcgtataccagaaaatgtccgttttacgcatatatcggatttatatccggtatatgcgtaaatcggattttatccgttataaaaaggcacttccttgactatgtttccaatgtacctggacgcgcaggcaacgctgcaaatgacgtcgtatagcggcctgtcacgattcggcgaatcggagcgccacgatgcgaccatccgatatatgcgagggaaatttcatggaaatgcattggaacgggactggagattttgtccgaaataggtgaaatccgttataaaaaatccgatatatgcaatgaatttttattggaaatgcattacagaaaaatcggttcttttttatctgtccgttgtgagcgaatttcgaCAGTATCCGacatatccgaggtttactgtattatgtccTCTTTTTGGAAAATGCAATGCAGTTTTCCAGTATAAGAATGTGTCTGACTAACATCAACCAGCGGCACCAGTAATGTCACCATGGAGGAGTGAAATAGGATTCCAGTAACAACCTGTGGGGTACTTTATACTGACTTGAGTAGGCCAGCTAATGGTTGATTTTCAAAGGACAGTCAACCTCTGCTGATATAGAAGCTGTACAATGACTATTGAAAGTTTTCTTTCTATAGTATTTCCCCTTgagaatatataaaaaaaaagcttgaatgTGATGTATGTACTCACTTTGTGACATATTGTATATGAGATGGCGTGTCAGTGTGATTTCTGCTTATTTGGACTGAACAAATCTTGGATGTTACCCAGGAGATGTGCTGGCAGCGGTCCTTGAGCCTCGATGTGGCCTGTGTAGACATCCATCAGTTTTCCTCTCACATAGGCATGCAGCTCCTTGTATAAGGGCAGGATCTGTGTGGATACAATTTGAGACACCTTGCTGATTACCTACTGCCAGAAACACTTTTGGATTCCACAAAGCACCCATAAAGACACAACAGACGTACCTGTTTGTAGATGGAGCGTACATCCTCCATGAGCTGATCCCTTGTGTAATTGTATGGACTTTCCTCTTCAACGGTCTCATAGTTATATCTCCAATAAGCTCCATAGTCCTCAAACCCTTGAAATACATCAAGGGAGACAGCAATTATAGCTTctattgatatattttattgtatatctGGTATTCAAATGTAACCTCCTTAAAAATGGTATCTTATTAACTGTAACTTGGATCACCATTCAGTTTGGCAGCTTCATTCTTCAGATGCACATAGTCCTCGTACAGTGGCCTCATTCTCTTGCCCACTTGTCTCCTCCATCCTTCCCACACGTGCAGACGCTCCGAGTAGTTGCGGCTGTTTGCCATCACATGTTCCAGGCCTGCAAAAAGCAGCTTATGAATGACATTTAGAATACCATTTggctgggtgggggggggcagtggaACGACTGGATGATAGTCGCTGAATACCGGGATTCCCTTAGACAAGGCAGTTGGGAATGAATGGGTAAAAATGTTTCCACTGCCTAGTTTTGGGATATATGTAGGTGGGTTTGtattgcttcattcattcattcattttttaccgcttctACCTTTTCTACtgcttcgggcaagaggtgggcaAGAGgatgtattagcaagctgctaacaaggacgtttgtgatgaaaatacattaagaacacagttggactcgcacagtgtattaataacatgacaagacatGCGGCATATTGTACACCAGAAAATATACTCAAACTTTTGCCGtgaatttttttctaaaaaacaGGGTAACTCTTGCGTAATCAAACTGAAATTTGAATTGTTTTTCATGAGCTGCTTTTTTGACCGTATCTTTCAGGATTTTGGTTGAGTAGTGTCACTTTTGGGCTTGTGTGTggtgctataaatgtgttctggtgtgAGGAGCAGATTTgctggcagacaggaagtgacatcgggggtTCGGAGTTGAGTTTAAGCTTTGCATAggttacggctgcaacagtagtgcatgttttttatttggcGTTATTgtgcctgcaataaaagctgttttttccGGTGTGAGAAGAGTAGATTTGCTGgccgacaggaagtgacatcgggggtTCGGAGTTGAGTTTAAGCTTTGCATGGGTTACGGCGGCAACAGTAGTCCATGTTTTATATTTGGCGTTATTgtgcctgcaataaaagctgttttttccGGTGTGAGAAGAGTAGATTTgctggcagacaggaagtgacatcgggggtTCGGAGTTGAGTTTAAGCTTTGCATGGGTTACGGCTCCAACAGTAGAccatgttttttatttggcGTTATTgtgcctgcaataaaagctgtttttttcccggtgatcaagtctggtgctttgCGTCTCGCCgaacattacaataatattactaACATGTAGTGACCAGTTTAGAAAACTACACAGCGTCTTTGAATCAGTCTTCTGAATAgctcatttaggcaaaaaatatgtatcatttgtttcaatataataataacaataatggactgtattcaaccacaaaacaccacaagttattatttaatatacgTATGTGTTAACACAGCATACCTGGCTCCAACGTCTGACAGTTTAGCGGGTCATCCATCAGACACACTGTTGCTGTGCTGTAGATTGTACTCATCTCACTCATGATCTTGTTCAGCTACAGGCAtatttgaaacacacacacaaacggaaACATGATGTGATACTGGAAAACGCTAGAAGAATTATGCAGCTTCGGAAGAAAGACAAACGTCTCTTACGTGTTCAGCTTTAGCTTGTGACAGAGCACCAGAACCTTTGTCTTGCAGTGTGATGAGTTGTAATTTGATTTGAGGATCCTTGATTTGGTGAATGGGGAATTTCTGAGCCTCTTCTGACTTTTGGGTGTAGAACTTGCCCCAAATCTGTCCCTGTTCTGACTGGATAAATGAAAAcatgatgatttaaaaaatctgtCAGCGGTATGATGAAGATGGTgatttaaagaaataaaaatctTACCAATTTGTCTGAGTTTTCCTTTGTAATGTTGGTGTTGTAGGCCCATGATGCAAGTGAGTACTCGTACATGCGAGTACTGGCCTCCTCATCAAACTGCCGAAGGAAATCCTTGGCTTGGTTCTCTACAGACTGAGCAGAGACAGAGCAGCACAGAGCCAGCAATGTAACAAAAAACTTTCCGGACATTGCTGCTTTTACTTCAGATCCAtgcacacctacacacacacactctctctgaGAAGAAAGGACACTGTCCGCTCTTATACAATTTCCATAATCTTCCGAAACTGCCTTGGCCTTTGG
The Doryrhamphus excisus isolate RoL2022-K1 chromosome 12, RoL_Dexc_1.0, whole genome shotgun sequence genome window above contains:
- the ace2 gene encoding angiotensin-converting enzyme 2, producing MSGKFFVTLLALCCSVSAQSVENQAKDFLRQFDEEASTRMYEYSLASWAYNTNITKENSDKLSEQGQIWGKFYTQKSEEAQKFPIHQIKDPQIKLQLITLQDKGSGALSQAKAEHLNKIMSEMSTIYSTATVCLMDDPLNCQTLEPGLEHVMANSRNYSERLHVWEGWRRQVGKRMRPLYEDYVHLKNEAAKLNGFEDYGAYWRYNYETVEEESPYNYTRDQLMEDVRSIYKQILPLYKELHAYVRGKLMDVYTGHIEAQGPLPAHLLGDMWGRFWTNLYPLSIPYPEKPDIDVSKTMVEKGWNERRLFDEAEKFFMSVGLYKMFDNFWTNSMLVKPNDGRKVVCHPTAWDMGNRMDFRIKMCTKVNMDDFLTVHHEMGHNQYQMAYRNLPYLLRDGANEGFHEAVGEIMSLSAATPKHLKSLGLLSSNFTYDNETEINFLLKQALTIVATLPFTYMLEEWRWQVFAGNIPEDKWMERWWEMKRDLVGVVEPVPRDETYCDPPALFHVSGDYSFIRYFTRTIYQFQFQKALCHAAGQSEVLSSCDITGSTVAGSKLRNMLELGRAQSWTKALHTISGDTRMDAKPLLDYFQKLYEWLKTENMKHNHAVGWDKAIDPYSDYAIKVRLSLKMAMGAEAYSWNANELYLFKASMAYALRQYYSQNNETLLFTSENILTYKETPRISFYMVVNNPKTPSVYIPREDVKAAIRLSRGRINDAFQLDDTTLEFEGIPATLSPPVEQPVEVWLVVFGVVMGVVVLMGLFLIVSGIRDRRKKSTNVGVENPYESDGQTNRAYEDSADEQTGL